Part of the Arachis hypogaea cultivar Tifrunner chromosome 6, arahy.Tifrunner.gnm2.J5K5, whole genome shotgun sequence genome, tatatatatatatatatatatatatatatatataaaatatcacGGCACatgtttcatttttcttattaataatGACACCTAAGGAAGGCTTCCTTCTTGCCTCACTTCATGACCGAATTGAAGTTCACAAAAAAGAAAGCAACAGTGaccgagagagagaaaaagagaaccgTAACTTTCGTTGATATTTTACGAtccgtaactctaataaaaaatttgatccgGTAAAAATGTttgtattctctttttttatatactaCCAGGAAGACCCGTGCAAACTGCACAGAATTACCATTTTATGAACATACCTAAAAACTGAATTATTCAATAATGATCTCCCCAAATCAAAATCATATTCAAGTTAAAATAGTATTAAAGGccttataataaaaagaaaatctaTTATTAGACAAACATAGTCATATTCAAACaaaaaaagtattaattaaaTAACTTCTTTTGTTTAATTAGATATCCAATCAATCAAACATAGCCATATTCAAAGATGACAATGTTTTAAAGAGAAATAAAGTAGATGatcaaattgaataaaattagtttaaaaaaattatgatcatATCAGAATTAAATGGTtagaaaaattcaaaacaataCAAATGTCAACCAATTAGAAAGTTTTTATTAGAAGAAAACTTGAAAGAAACATCAAGTTGTAATATTGTTAAACATAAATTGTATCTAAACATAGTAATCTGTTAGATATAATATCGTTATATCAATGCTAATTAGGATCTAACACATCATGATAATGATATAAAAAGAAAAGCATCTAATTGCAGTAAGTATAAAGTTAAGTGGGGGAATGATATAACCAAATATCATATTAATTTGACTGTTCACATCTGATATCAAAAACTAAGTAACTTAACCAAGAAGTTCACATCCTATACatattttgaattttagataatgaaaaaTCCAAAGTCCAAAATAGAATACATATCccaaaattaacaaaagaaagtatCAAAGCATCTGAATAATTAGTTTCTAACCACAGAAACCTGAACCAAATGATTTTTGTTCGAAACACTTCTAAATACACATAAATATCCAGGCCTAAGTTTATGCATGTTGACAAAATCTTTCCATTTGGGTCCAATTTTGTACTCTCGATTATTGCGCTTACTTTTCAAGACATGCATTGCAAAGGTTTTAGTAATCTTTGAGCCCTTAACAGTAAATTTCCATTGTTCCGATCTACCACTCTTAAGCAATAATCTAGCAAACTCATAGCGAATATACTgttaaaaaaaaagggttagAAACAGgtcttaaaaaaaattcatcaacaagTATCAAACAATAGTTACAAAAACTTACAAAACGATCAGCCTTCATATCATACTCCGTTAACCTCTTGCTATACTGTTCAGCAACACATctatatatttcaattttaattgatAGAAAAAATATGAGCAAACTAAAAATTGTAACGGTGAAAGATGTAAGATAACCTTATACAGAATAGTGTGAGACAGAATTTGATTATTGAAATCAATACGCTTAAAATGTAACAAACTCATCAATTAATTAAATGATATCAAGAGTGAGAAAATCAACAACACATGTAACAACAATCTAATATTAAACCAGAAAAAAATTAACACACcctcttttttttgttattgaccTCTTCTTGACAGTAGTTCCATTGGAAGTGTTCGTTTGAATCATTTGCACACCAGAACTTCAagtgtaataaaaaaaaataaatacagtaGTTAAAATATAAGAcgcataaaactaagaaaaattaagaattaaaaaaaagggaaaagtatgaactcTAACCTTTTCATATTTTGATGCATCTCATTATCTTCTATACCATATGAAACATCATCCAGTCCATCAAAGTAGTTCAATCCCAACTCATCTTGAATTAGTTTTAGTAAAGATATATCAACAATATCTTTAACATAGTGAAAAGCATAAAAGTCCATATAAATTGGTTTACTTCGCCTATCCACAGGAGCCACAAAAAATATGACACTTGTGACATGCATTAGACCGATTTTCACCACACTCTTGAACTTATAGAAAGCAAATAACTTGTCTACCTCACCGGAAGGTATCCAGATTTTGTTTCTccgttttttttaatttaagcttGATACAGTTGTCACAAAGATCAATCAGGACAATTTCATTTTTCAGCTCGACCCCATATCTAGCAACTACTATCTCTGGAAGCAAAACATCATCCTAAAAACAAAAAGAGACTTATCacatacatttatttttttaccattaattttattaattcagttatatatgatttatgtattGATCACATGGcctaagattaaaaaaaaaaacataaatgatATATTAATCCAAACATGTACCCGTCCTATGTATGCACGAAAGATAACTGTTTCTTCCTTATCATTTCGCCAACGTTCTCTTGTGCCAAAAAAACGCCTAAAGTAATCAAAATCAGTATCTTTACACCATACTTAACAAGAAATccttaattgaaaaggaaaacaatATAATCTCAACCTTGTGCGATCACTTCTACGTGCAACAAGACTCATCGTAGGAAAATAATGTCCAAAAAACTTATTTCAGCTATCTAAAAAAAGACagacaaaaaaaggaaaaaaagagtaTTGCATGAAAATATATAATCCTGCATGTTCGGAAAAACAAggagaacagaaaaaaaaaataaaagatgcaCAGGAACAAAAGGAGTAACTAGGGACAAATATTAAGAtattgcataatttttagttaaaaagttCTTGACTAATAACATGCCTAATAGTTGCAAATTAGTAACTTACTACTATCTTTAGGATGATTTTTATTATAGCATTGAAAATGCATTATTTGAATTTTGTGttcaatattttttcttattggaTACAACATAGTAATACGAAATTACTGAATTTGACACGGCCCATATGACGTTAATTAAACAGAATTAAttaactgaaaaagaaaaaaaatagttttctCTTATTATCATTTGAACTTCTACCATcttattatgttatttttggCATGTTACCTTAAATCTGGCGTAATAATCAGACTAATCAGCAAAATTAGCTCTTACCAACACTTCAAAACCTGgtaacaaaaaacataaaaaaaagaagttaATAAGAGTGAGATGTTGCACTCAACCAAGTATGAAACATGCCTTGttgtcaaaatcaaatatttctttctttttcttttaaattcagAACCAACGTTAACTTTATTAATACATGCATGTCAAAATATATGACAATATCTTATATTGGTTCATATTAATATACAGCAACATGTCAGACAAATAGAAATCTTACTTTTAGgaagaaaataatcataaataatacttgAACTCAACACATTCACATAAAAGTATTCATTCGATATTTTCAGAATCCAAAACTGTAGTTGATAAAATTACCGAGACACAAACcaccaaaaaataagaaaaaaaaaacaaacgaaAAAAGAATGAACAGAAGAATATGTTGAGAATGCAACGGTTAgggcaaaaatttaaaatcttcttTTGGTGTCAGAAGATTTACTTTATCATTATGTCTCTGGCGGTTGGACAAACTATGTATTCTGGATCTCTCAAGAGCCTAAGCAAGAACACTATCCGCCGAGAAACTGCCGGAGATATATGGTTCGTAGGAATCGAAAGCGCCGGGAGACACCGCAGAGGAGGAGAGTTCTGGAATTTGTATGAGGATATGGAGTTTAACCCTGGTAATGTTGGGTGGTGAGATATCTGGGTTGAGTGACGTGAGATAACAGAGAGAGATGACAGACGGTCACTCAGTAACTTCTTCTGAGGTTCTCCTTTTTTTTCCTGCGTgtgggagagagagaagggaggggcctttggtttttttaggttttgttggtgactttaaaaaaagaaaaatactaataGAAGATAGTAGAAGATAGAAGATAATGATTAGAATTAtctggataattttttttaaataaatcacaCTAAATAATGgttataacaaattaattattcaGGAAGACAAACAATCACACAATTAATAAGGACTAAATTTTTGTTAACATTTATGATAGTTAAAAAGAactaaatattgaaaaaaatatatcataatatcagtt contains:
- the LOC112696268 gene encoding uncharacterized protein; amino-acid sequence: MHVTSVIFFVAPVDRRSKPIYMDFYAFHYVKDIVDISLLKLIQDELGLNYFDGLDDVSYGIEDNEMHQNMKSSGVQMIQTNTSNGTTVKKRSITKKRGCVAEQYSKRLTEYDMKADRFYIRYEFARLLLKSGRSEQWKFTVKGSKITKTFAMHVLKSKRNNREYKIGPKWKDFVNMHKLRPGYLCVFRSVSNKNHLVQVSVVRN